One window from the genome of SAR202 cluster bacterium encodes:
- the cas5e gene encoding type I-E CRISPR-associated protein Cas5/CasD, whose protein sequence is MATNPNTLLLRLEGPMQAWGNNQSKFVARRTFDAPSKSGVIGLLCAAMGIPRAALYGAQLARFTSLRMAVRIDRPGIRWWDYHTVGAGLDMRIAEGEDKVKPGAMLTRREFLCDASFLVALQGDSDLLSDIHRALRQPVWTPFLGRKSCPPSRPLVEAEPAYFSELQSALASMPWQPRLKGDERPAWLESIREWSPSASESEAPPDAEIWYDVPVSFEPPAHAPRFVVRTRLSLADGTVSVSATAAQRSTPLPRALARTTETPRTGPPARPDLTTTADSVFSANPRQRQYSTSHIGAPEATRHAMICARSAACATTP, encoded by the coding sequence ATGGCAACCAATCCGAACACCCTTCTCCTCCGACTGGAAGGGCCAATGCAGGCCTGGGGCAACAACCAGTCCAAATTCGTGGCGCGAAGGACATTCGACGCGCCCTCGAAGTCAGGAGTCATCGGCCTTTTGTGTGCCGCTATGGGCATCCCACGGGCGGCCCTTTACGGCGCGCAATTGGCCAGATTTACCTCCCTTCGGATGGCTGTCCGAATAGACAGGCCCGGCATACGGTGGTGGGACTACCACACCGTGGGCGCCGGGCTTGATATGCGAATCGCCGAGGGCGAGGACAAAGTAAAGCCCGGGGCGATGCTCACGCGCCGCGAGTTCCTTTGCGACGCTTCGTTTCTCGTCGCGCTGCAGGGCGACTCTGATCTCCTAAGCGACATCCACCGCGCGCTGCGCCAACCGGTCTGGACACCTTTCCTCGGGAGAAAGAGCTGCCCTCCTTCCCGTCCACTGGTGGAAGCCGAACCAGCGTATTTCTCCGAATTGCAGTCAGCCCTGGCTTCGATGCCATGGCAACCGCGCCTGAAAGGAGACGAACGTCCCGCTTGGCTGGAAAGCATACGGGAGTGGTCCCCGTCCGCCTCAGAGTCCGAGGCTCCGCCAGATGCGGAAATTTGGTACGACGTGCCCGTCTCCTTTGAGCCACCTGCCCATGCGCCGCGATTCGTCGTTCGCACGCGCCTGAGCCTTGCAGACGGTACTGTATCGGTCAGCGCAACGGCGGCGCAGCGGTCCACGCCCCTCCCCCGCGCCCTCGCGCGGACTACCGAAACTCCGCGTACAGGACCGCCCGCAAGGCCCGACTTGACGACGACGGCGGACTCTGTGTTTTCTGCAAATCCCCGGCAACGACAGTACAGCACATCACATATCGGCGCGCCGGAGGCGACGAGACACGCGATGATCTGCGCTCGCTCTGCCGCCTGTGCCACGACGCCGTAA